One stretch of Miscanthus floridulus cultivar M001 chromosome 18, ASM1932011v1, whole genome shotgun sequence DNA includes these proteins:
- the LOC136519557 gene encoding uncharacterized protein, with the protein MAAGSADKENAAPSAASRRHGYAVKSCGVKKRPSRARRLGRVPLRDITNLIEAISAVAGAEAPLGQEVSRAAATELTKPDAVLPAVVRLAALQDGVAAGPAAKAARYSLRKGFR; encoded by the coding sequence ATGGCTGCCGGCTCTGCAGATAAGGAGAACGCTGCTCCTTCTGCGGCGTCTCGGCGGCACGGCTACGCTGTCAAGAGCTGCGGGGTGAAGAAGCGCCCGTCCAGGGCGCGGCGGCTGGGCCGGGTCCCGCTCCGGGACATCACCAACCTGATTGAGGCGATCTCGGCGGTCGCGGGGGCCGAGGCTCCGCTCGGGCAGGAGGTTTCGCGTGCTGCGGCGACGGAGTTGACCAAGCCCGATGCGGTGCTGCCAGCGGTGGTGAGACTGGCAGCACTGCAGGATGGAGTCGCTGCTGGCCCCGCGGCGAAGGCGGCCAGATACTCGCTCCGGAAGGGGTTCAGATAG